From the genome of Deltaproteobacteria bacterium:
CCGCTCGTTCAAGTGGTCCCTCATCGGAAACCCGAGATGAAGCCGTCACCAGGCAAGCTTGCGGATGCCTTTGTTTTTGAAAAGGATATCATAACGCCGCTGGGTGAAGGAGTGTGGGAAGCATGCCAATGAAATATCTGCTCGATACCCATACCTGTACTTCCAAAACCCTTTCATGACGACCCGGCAGATCAGATAATTGTGGCAACGGCGCGAGAAGAGAATGCCACGATTCTTACAAAGGATAAAAGAATCTTAAATTATGGACATATTCAAAGTGTCTGGTGAATTCGAATAGGCTTGGCAGGGCAATGAGGGATTTATTCCTCCCCGCTCCTGACA
Proteins encoded in this window:
- a CDS encoding type II toxin-antitoxin system Phd/YefM family antitoxin, translating into MKTMAISEFKAHALQVLNEVAKSQEAIVITKTGKPLVQVVPHRKPEMKPSPGKLADAFVFEKDIITPLGEGVWEACQ